One window from the genome of Thermus sediminis encodes:
- a CDS encoding substrate-binding domain-containing protein, with protein sequence MRKKPTIHEVAARAGVGLGTVSRVLNHHPAVRPETRARVLRAMEELGYTPNPHARRIAGGRSYTVSVLLPFVATEFYRRLIGGIESVLLEKRYDLALFPILSQARLKRYLESTTLAYLTDGLILASYDLTEHFGEGRLPTDRPVVLLDAKNPRYDSVFLDNFLGGRMAGEYLARFPGSIFAIKVEEEPDRVFRHTVFSERMAGFGEALQEAGRPFPESHLYVTRLSAEGGRLALRHFLEEANPPLNVFAGADQVALGVLEEAQRLGLTPGKEVRVLGFDGHPFAEEVGLSTIAQPVEAMGARAAQLLLERMRGYGGPPQQVRFEPVLVERASTKAPLEVSYLP encoded by the coding sequence ATGAGGAAGAAACCCACCATCCACGAGGTGGCCGCCCGCGCTGGAGTAGGCCTGGGCACTGTGAGCCGGGTCCTCAACCACCACCCCGCCGTGCGGCCCGAGACCCGGGCCCGGGTCCTAAGGGCTATGGAGGAGCTAGGCTACACCCCCAACCCCCACGCCCGCCGGATCGCCGGGGGAAGGAGCTACACCGTCTCCGTCCTCCTCCCCTTCGTGGCCACGGAGTTCTACCGCAGGCTCATTGGGGGGATTGAGAGCGTCCTCCTGGAAAAGCGCTACGACCTGGCCCTCTTCCCCATCCTCTCCCAGGCCCGGCTCAAGCGCTACCTGGAGAGCACCACCCTGGCCTACCTCACGGATGGCCTGATCCTCGCCTCCTACGACCTCACGGAGCACTTCGGAGAAGGCCGCCTGCCCACGGACCGACCGGTGGTTTTGTTGGACGCCAAAAACCCCCGGTACGACTCCGTCTTCCTGGACAACTTCCTAGGGGGCAGGATGGCCGGGGAGTACCTGGCCCGTTTCCCCGGCAGTATCTTCGCCATCAAGGTGGAGGAGGAGCCGGACCGGGTCTTCCGCCACACGGTCTTTAGCGAGCGCATGGCGGGCTTCGGAGAGGCCCTGCAGGAGGCGGGGCGGCCCTTCCCCGAGAGCCACCTCTACGTGACCCGCCTCTCCGCAGAAGGGGGGCGCCTGGCCCTGAGGCACTTCCTGGAAGAGGCTAACCCTCCTCTGAACGTCTTCGCCGGGGCGGACCAGGTGGCCCTGGGCGTCCTGGAAGAGGCCCAGCGCCTGGGCCTTACCCCAGGCAAGGAAGTGCGGGTCTTGGGCTTTGACGGCCACCCCTTTGCAGAGGAGGTGGGGCTTTCCACCATCGCCCAACCGGTGGAGGCCATGGGGGCCAGGGCTGCTCAGCTCCTTTTGGAGAGGATGCGGGGTTATGGGGGCCCACCCCAGCAGGTGCGCTTTGAGCCAGTCTTGGTGGAAAGGGCCTCTACAAAGGCGCCCCTAGAGGTTTCCTACCTTCCCTAG
- the purN gene encoding phosphoribosylglycinamide formyltransferase, translating into MITPFPLDRPARLAVFASGRGTNLEALLKAFPRGNPLGEVVLVLSDNPEAPALERARGRSVEALALPWEGRRAFEARALALLWERRVDVVLLAGFMRLLSPRFVVPWYGRLLNIHPSLLPDYPGLRVHQRVLEAGERETGSTVHFVDQGMDTGPILLQGRVPVLPGDTPEVLEARLLHLEHRLYPKAVRLLLLGLAFPPPEGLLGLLGQEAARLFQGLPPREKPLYLRAWALLRVWEKEDLVGSAFLGRAGAWGRGAFLAAHLLAGDHPALRAELMGLPEEVRRRAEAVLALVESPS; encoded by the coding sequence ATGATAACGCCCTTTCCCCTGGACCGCCCAGCCCGCTTGGCGGTCTTCGCCTCGGGGCGGGGGACGAACCTCGAGGCCCTCCTCAAGGCCTTTCCCCGGGGTAACCCCCTGGGGGAAGTGGTTCTGGTCCTTTCCGACAACCCCGAGGCCCCCGCCCTGGAGCGGGCCAGGGGGCGGAGCGTGGAGGCTTTGGCCCTCCCCTGGGAGGGGCGGCGGGCCTTTGAGGCAAGGGCCCTGGCCCTCCTTTGGGAAAGGCGGGTGGACGTGGTGCTCCTCGCGGGCTTCATGCGCCTCCTCTCCCCCCGCTTTGTGGTCCCCTGGTACGGCCGCCTCCTCAACATCCACCCCTCCCTGCTTCCCGACTACCCGGGGCTCCGTGTGCACCAGAGGGTCCTGGAGGCGGGGGAAAGGGAGACGGGGTCCACCGTCCACTTCGTGGACCAGGGGATGGACACCGGACCCATTCTGCTTCAGGGGCGGGTGCCGGTCCTCCCCGGGGATACCCCGGAGGTCCTGGAGGCCCGCCTCCTCCACCTGGAGCACCGGCTTTACCCCAAGGCGGTCCGCCTCCTCCTCCTGGGCCTCGCCTTTCCCCCGCCCGAGGGCCTCTTGGGCCTTCTGGGGCAGGAGGCCGCCCGCCTTTTTCAAGGCCTCCCTCCCCGGGAAAAGCCCCTCTACCTCCGGGCCTGGGCCCTTCTCCGGGTCTGGGAAAAGGAAGATCTGGTGGGCTCCGCCTTCTTGGGCCGGGCGGGGGCGTGGGGCAGGGGGGCCTTCCTCGCCGCCCACCTCCTGGCGGGGGACCACCCAGCCCTGAGGGCCGAGCTTATGGGCCTTCCCGAGGAGGTGCGAAGGAGGGCCGAGGCGGTTTTGGCCTTGGTAGAATCCCCCTCATGA
- the mqnE gene encoding aminofutalosine synthase MqnE, with protein sequence MRGIRDPGLVPIAEKVLAGERLSFAEGLLLYETKDLPTLMRLANLVRERKHGHKTYFVHSIRVSQTNICYVGCTFCAFQRRFGEEGAWDWDVDEVVAWVRERYQEGLTEIHLTAGHHPKRPFRYYLDLVRALKASLPGVQVKAWTAAEIHHFSKVARLPYREVLQALKEAGLDAMPGGGAEIFAERVRKRIARAKVSAEGWLAIHRTAHELGLPTNATMLYGHIETLEERLDHMERLRRLQDETGGFMSFIPLAFQPDGNQLARELGKREFTTGLDDLRNLAVARLYLDNFPHIKGYWATLTPELAQVSLDWGVTDIDGTLIEEKIVHMAGSPTPKGLTKEALAGIIRKAGRLPVERDALYREVRVWA encoded by the coding sequence ATGAGAGGCATCCGGGACCCCGGGCTCGTCCCCATCGCGGAGAAGGTCCTTGCGGGCGAGCGCCTGAGCTTCGCCGAAGGCCTCCTCCTCTACGAGACCAAGGACCTCCCCACGCTCATGCGCCTCGCCAACCTGGTGCGGGAGAGGAAGCACGGCCACAAGACCTACTTTGTCCACTCCATCCGCGTATCCCAGACCAACATCTGCTATGTGGGCTGCACCTTCTGCGCCTTCCAAAGGCGCTTCGGCGAAGAGGGGGCCTGGGACTGGGATGTAGACGAGGTGGTGGCCTGGGTGCGGGAGCGCTACCAGGAGGGGCTCACGGAGATCCACCTGACCGCAGGCCACCACCCCAAAAGGCCCTTCAGGTACTACCTGGACCTAGTCCGAGCCCTCAAGGCGAGCCTCCCCGGGGTGCAGGTGAAGGCCTGGACCGCGGCGGAGATCCACCACTTCTCCAAGGTCGCCCGCCTCCCCTACCGGGAGGTGCTCCAGGCCCTCAAGGAGGCGGGCCTGGACGCCATGCCGGGGGGCGGGGCGGAGATCTTCGCCGAAAGGGTAAGGAAGCGGATCGCCCGGGCCAAGGTTTCCGCCGAGGGGTGGCTTGCGATCCACCGCACCGCCCACGAGCTGGGCCTCCCCACCAACGCCACCATGCTCTACGGGCATATAGAGACCCTCGAGGAGCGCCTGGACCACATGGAGCGCCTAAGGAGGCTCCAGGACGAGACGGGGGGCTTCATGAGCTTCATCCCCCTGGCCTTCCAGCCGGACGGCAACCAGCTGGCCCGGGAGCTGGGCAAGAGGGAGTTCACCACCGGCCTGGACGACCTGAGGAACCTGGCCGTGGCGCGCCTCTACCTGGACAACTTCCCCCACATCAAGGGCTACTGGGCCACCCTGACCCCGGAGCTAGCCCAGGTCTCCCTGGACTGGGGGGTCACGGACATCGACGGCACCCTCATTGAGGAGAAGATCGTCCACATGGCGGGAAGCCCCACCCCCAAGGGCCTTACCAAGGAGGCCCTGGCGGGGATCATCCGGAAGGCGGGCCGCCTCCCCGTGGAGCGGGACGCCCTCTACCGGGAGGTCAGGGTCTGGGCGTGA
- a CDS encoding response regulator transcription factor, with translation MRILVVDDEESILVPLEFLLRKAGHEVALARTGEEALARLEEGPFDLLILDLMLPGMDGFAILERLPQGPGRPKVLVLTARGREADRAKALALGAEAFMAKPFGTQDLLAQVERLLEGE, from the coding sequence ATGCGGATCTTGGTGGTGGATGACGAGGAGAGCATCCTGGTGCCCCTGGAGTTCCTGCTGAGGAAAGCGGGGCACGAGGTAGCCCTGGCCAGAACGGGGGAGGAAGCCCTAGCCCGGCTAGAGGAGGGCCCCTTTGACCTGCTGATCCTGGACCTCATGCTCCCGGGGATGGACGGCTTCGCCATCTTAGAGCGCCTTCCCCAAGGGCCTGGGAGGCCCAAGGTCTTGGTCCTCACCGCCCGGGGTCGGGAGGCGGACCGGGCCAAGGCCCTGGCCCTGGGGGCCGAGGCCTTCATGGCCAAGCCCTTTGGCACCCAGGACCTTCTGGCCCAGGTGGAAAGGCTTCTGGAGGGGGAATGA
- a CDS encoding glycerol-3-phosphate acyltransferase, giving the protein MGYVLLAYLMGSLVGGLLLFPEVRWRDLPGGSGVFRRKGPLAALLVVLWDVGKGVLAALLTPPEWRPLAAGAVVAGHNWPLFFRFRGGGGIAPSLGFFLAWFPQEAFLATGLGLLVAGAYHLHWRRRRRGIYPIPFGAIFGYLALVFLVPPAGRLGAVLVAGVVALRGLQILRGRW; this is encoded by the coding sequence ATGGGTTACGTCCTCCTGGCCTACCTCATGGGCTCCTTGGTGGGGGGGCTTCTCCTCTTTCCCGAGGTAAGGTGGCGGGACCTCCCCGGGGGCTCGGGGGTCTTCCGACGCAAAGGGCCTCTGGCCGCCCTCCTCGTGGTGCTCTGGGACGTGGGCAAGGGGGTCTTGGCCGCCCTCCTTACCCCCCCGGAGTGGCGCCCCCTGGCCGCAGGGGCGGTGGTGGCCGGGCACAACTGGCCCCTCTTCTTTCGCTTTCGGGGCGGGGGGGGGATCGCCCCCTCCTTGGGCTTCTTCCTGGCCTGGTTTCCCCAAGAAGCTTTCCTGGCCACGGGCCTGGGCCTCCTGGTGGCCGGGGCCTACCACCTCCATTGGCGCAGGCGGCGAAGGGGGATTTATCCCATCCCCTTCGGGGCCATCTTCGGCTACCTGGCCCTCGTTTTCCTTGTTCCGCCGGCAGGCAGGCTGGGGGCGGTCCTGGTGGCGGGGGTGGTGGCCCTTCGGGGCCTGCAAATCCTCCGGGGGAGATGGTAG
- a CDS encoding MBL fold metallo-hydrolase has product MVRILDLRFQGAEQVIASFLLESKEGPILIETGPESTYPHLAAALKAEGLAPEEVRHVFVTHIHLDHAGAAWRLAELGARVYVHPKGAPHLVDPSRLLASAERIYGEMLGPLWGELRGIPEQRVRVLADGEVVKVGGVEVQALETPGHAGHHHAYLVEGLVFAGDIAGVRIAPGPVLPPTPPPDIHLESWYVSIDRILALRPEALYLTHFGAYRDVEPHLLTLREALEAWAGFVLSRMREGLGPEEMTRRFETYWREGLAKAGVGGAGMRLYELADPPFMNLQGLVRYWQKHHPEALEG; this is encoded by the coding sequence GTGGTGAGGATCCTGGACCTCCGCTTCCAGGGAGCCGAGCAGGTCATCGCCAGCTTCCTCCTGGAGTCCAAGGAAGGCCCCATCCTGATAGAGACCGGTCCGGAGAGCACCTACCCCCACCTGGCGGCGGCCCTAAAGGCGGAGGGCCTGGCCCCCGAGGAGGTGCGCCACGTCTTCGTGACCCACATCCACTTGGACCACGCGGGGGCGGCCTGGCGCCTCGCCGAGCTGGGGGCTAGGGTCTACGTCCACCCCAAGGGGGCCCCTCACCTGGTGGACCCCTCCAGGCTCCTGGCCTCCGCAGAGAGGATCTACGGGGAGATGCTTGGGCCCCTCTGGGGGGAGCTTCGGGGGATCCCTGAGCAGAGGGTGCGGGTTCTGGCCGACGGGGAGGTGGTAAAGGTGGGCGGGGTGGAGGTCCAGGCCCTAGAGACCCCTGGCCACGCGGGCCACCACCACGCCTACCTGGTGGAGGGCCTGGTCTTTGCCGGGGACATCGCCGGGGTGCGCATCGCCCCGGGCCCCGTCCTGCCCCCCACCCCGCCCCCGGACATCCACCTGGAAAGCTGGTACGTATCCATAGACCGTATCCTGGCCCTGCGTCCAGAGGCCCTCTACCTCACCCACTTCGGGGCCTACCGGGACGTGGAGCCCCACCTCCTGACCCTGCGGGAGGCCCTCGAGGCCTGGGCCGGGTTCGTGCTCTCCCGGATGCGGGAGGGGCTCGGCCCGGAGGAGATGACCCGGCGCTTTGAGACCTACTGGCGGGAAGGCCTGGCGAAGGCCGGGGTGGGCGGGGCGGGGATGCGGCTCTACGAGCTGGCCGATCCCCCCTTCATGAACCTCCAGGGCCTGGTGCGCTACTGGCAGAAGCACCACCCGGAGGCCCTGGAGGGATGA
- a CDS encoding 3'-5' exonuclease — MREVLRFLGALLLGLLLVGGVVALALFLLLQGEEALAQEFLRVAREKSPVLVFVGLLFALVLGALLHPLFLGYLAATRALGQEAEVLLANPGHRLPLRGPLELQALARLIHRLAEEKAALEKEVEAKVEEAKALLERERGVLSALIAHLPQGVVLANPKGQVVLYNPKAQRLLGEGLGVGRSLFGPLDRGLLAHALRLSAERFLTQGKGGPIALQAVPLQGEGGFLLILEAAREERGVDEATLHRLKDKLAGLKALVELLETEAPKGALPLAQAARETAESLAELVRALEAPPEAAEVMVEDLLPLLVEALERELGVHPGFALEGGARGFLVRADTYALSQGLATTLKDAEEILLQAGIQGGLLRLSLLFPHPAPEPCRLLKEAVERAGGSLWREGNRLHLLLPAQEAQSIPTPPGPPPRAEVFDLSLLQVPEELEEAPLDGLLYTAFDLETTGLDPEKDAIIALGGVHLLGNRVLRHEVYEALVDPGRPIPKAATEVHGLTWEMLQGKPRLEEVLPAFRAFLEDTVLLGHNGAFDMAFLRKVGIDQPPLVDTLLLAHLLFPDLKDHRLERLAERFGVPVLGRHTALGDALMTAEVFARMIPLLKGRGFRTLGEVLRACERLPLARLKY, encoded by the coding sequence ATGAGGGAGGTCCTGCGCTTCCTCGGGGCCCTTCTCCTGGGCCTCCTCCTGGTAGGAGGGGTAGTGGCCCTGGCCCTCTTCCTCCTCCTCCAGGGGGAGGAGGCCTTGGCCCAGGAGTTTCTCCGGGTCGCCCGGGAGAAGTCCCCCGTCCTCGTTTTCGTGGGCCTCCTCTTCGCCCTGGTGCTGGGGGCCCTTCTCCATCCCCTCTTCCTGGGCTACCTGGCGGCCACCCGGGCCCTGGGCCAGGAGGCGGAGGTCCTCCTGGCCAACCCCGGCCACCGCCTGCCCCTCAGAGGACCCCTGGAGCTTCAGGCCCTGGCCCGCCTTATCCACCGCCTGGCCGAGGAAAAGGCAGCCCTGGAAAAGGAGGTGGAGGCCAAGGTGGAGGAGGCCAAGGCCCTCCTGGAGCGGGAACGGGGGGTGCTTTCCGCCCTCATCGCCCACCTGCCCCAGGGGGTGGTCTTGGCCAACCCCAAGGGCCAGGTGGTCCTCTACAACCCTAAGGCCCAACGCCTCCTGGGCGAGGGGCTCGGGGTGGGCAGGAGCCTCTTTGGTCCCTTGGACCGGGGGCTTCTGGCCCACGCCCTGAGGCTTTCCGCCGAGCGCTTCCTCACCCAGGGCAAGGGAGGGCCCATCGCCCTCCAGGCGGTGCCCCTCCAGGGAGAGGGGGGGTTTCTCCTCATCCTCGAGGCGGCCCGAGAGGAAAGGGGGGTGGACGAGGCCACCCTCCACCGCCTCAAGGACAAGCTCGCCGGCCTCAAGGCCCTGGTGGAGCTTCTGGAAACGGAGGCTCCAAAGGGGGCCCTGCCCCTGGCCCAGGCGGCCAGGGAGACCGCGGAGAGCTTGGCGGAGCTGGTGCGGGCCCTCGAGGCTCCCCCCGAGGCAGCGGAGGTCATGGTGGAGGACCTCCTACCCCTCCTGGTGGAGGCCCTGGAACGGGAACTAGGGGTCCACCCCGGCTTCGCCCTGGAGGGGGGGGCCCGGGGGTTTCTCGTGCGGGCGGACACCTACGCCCTGAGCCAGGGCCTCGCCACCACCCTGAAGGACGCGGAGGAGATTCTCCTCCAAGCGGGGATCCAGGGCGGCCTCCTCCGCCTAAGCCTCCTCTTCCCCCATCCCGCCCCTGAACCCTGTCGCCTCCTCAAGGAAGCAGTGGAAAGGGCTGGGGGGAGCCTCTGGCGAGAGGGCAACCGCCTCCACCTCCTCCTCCCCGCCCAGGAGGCCCAAAGCATCCCCACCCCCCCAGGCCCCCCACCCCGGGCTGAGGTCTTTGACCTCTCCCTGCTCCAGGTCCCCGAGGAGCTGGAGGAGGCCCCCCTAGACGGCCTCCTCTACACCGCCTTTGACCTAGAGACCACCGGGCTGGACCCGGAAAAGGACGCCATCATCGCCCTGGGGGGGGTCCACCTCCTGGGAAACCGGGTCCTGCGGCACGAGGTTTACGAGGCCCTGGTGGACCCGGGCCGCCCCATCCCCAAGGCCGCCACGGAGGTCCACGGCCTCACCTGGGAGATGCTCCAGGGGAAGCCCCGCCTCGAGGAGGTCCTCCCCGCCTTCCGGGCGTTCCTGGAGGACACGGTGCTCCTGGGCCACAACGGGGCCTTTGATATGGCCTTCCTGAGAAAGGTGGGGATAGACCAGCCCCCCCTGGTGGACACCCTCCTCCTGGCCCACCTCCTCTTTCCCGACCTGAAGGACCACCGCCTAGAGCGCCTGGCGGAGCGCTTCGGGGTCCCGGTCCTGGGGCGGCACACCGCCCTCGGGGATGCCCTCATGACCGCGGAGGTCTTCGCCCGCATGATCCCCCTCCTGAAGGGCCGGGGGTTCCGCACCCTGGGGGAGGTGCTCAGGGCCTGCGAGAGGCTTCCCCTGGCCCGGCTCAAGTACTGA
- the purD gene encoding phosphoribosylamine--glycine ligase, translating into MKVLVVGSGGREHALLWKAAESPLVERLYAAPGNAGMEALAELLPWRGEVEILADWALEEGVDLTLVGPEAPLVEGIADAFLARGLKVFGPTQRAAMIEGSKAFAKGLMERYGIPTARHRTFQDPILALEYLEEVGVPIVVKDSGLAAGKGVTVAFDLHTAKQAVANILNRAEGGEVVIEEYLEGEEATVLALTDGEAILPLLPSQDHKRLLDGDRGPMTGGMGAVAPYPMDPGTLRRVEEEILRPLVAGLRAEGVIYQGVVYAGLMLTKEGPKVLEFNARFGDPEAQAVLPLLESDLVDLALRAAEGRLAGARLSWKEGAAACVVLAAPGYPESPRKGIPLHLPESPEGVLVFHAGTRREEGHLYSAGGRVLNVVGLGKDLREALERAYAFIPRIGFPGAVYRKDIGRRALARLST; encoded by the coding sequence ATGAAGGTCCTGGTGGTGGGTTCTGGGGGGCGGGAGCACGCCCTCCTCTGGAAGGCGGCAGAAAGCCCCCTGGTGGAAAGGCTTTACGCCGCTCCCGGCAACGCGGGCATGGAGGCCCTGGCCGAGCTCTTGCCCTGGAGGGGGGAGGTGGAGATCCTGGCGGACTGGGCCCTGGAGGAGGGCGTAGACCTCACCCTGGTGGGGCCGGAGGCCCCCTTGGTGGAGGGTATCGCCGATGCCTTCCTGGCCCGGGGCCTGAAGGTCTTCGGCCCCACGCAGAGGGCGGCCATGATCGAGGGCTCCAAGGCCTTCGCCAAGGGCCTCATGGAGCGCTACGGCATCCCCACGGCCCGCCACCGCACCTTCCAGGACCCCATCCTGGCCCTGGAGTACCTGGAGGAGGTGGGGGTGCCCATCGTGGTCAAGGACTCGGGGCTGGCCGCCGGCAAGGGGGTCACCGTGGCCTTTGACCTCCACACCGCCAAGCAGGCCGTGGCCAACATCCTGAATCGGGCCGAGGGGGGGGAGGTGGTCATTGAGGAGTACCTCGAGGGGGAGGAGGCCACGGTCCTGGCCCTCACCGACGGGGAGGCGATCCTGCCCCTCCTCCCCTCCCAGGACCACAAGCGCCTCCTGGACGGGGACAGGGGGCCCATGACCGGGGGCATGGGGGCGGTGGCCCCCTACCCCATGGACCCGGGAACCCTAAGGCGGGTGGAGGAGGAGATCCTTAGGCCCCTGGTGGCGGGCCTTAGGGCTGAGGGCGTGATCTACCAGGGGGTGGTCTACGCGGGCCTGATGCTCACGAAGGAGGGCCCCAAGGTCCTGGAGTTCAACGCCCGCTTCGGCGACCCCGAGGCCCAGGCGGTGCTGCCCCTTTTAGAGAGCGACCTGGTGGACCTGGCCCTTAGGGCGGCCGAAGGGAGGCTTGCGGGCGCCCGGCTTTCCTGGAAGGAGGGGGCCGCCGCCTGCGTGGTCCTGGCCGCCCCTGGCTACCCGGAAAGCCCCAGGAAGGGGATCCCCCTTCACCTCCCCGAGTCCCCGGAGGGGGTCTTGGTCTTCCACGCGGGCACCCGGAGGGAGGAGGGGCACCTGTATAGCGCTGGGGGGCGGGTCCTCAACGTGGTGGGCTTGGGGAAGGACCTACGGGAGGCCCTGGAGCGGGCCTACGCCTTCATCCCCCGGATCGGTTTCCCCGGGGCGGTGTACCGCAAGGACATCGGCCGGAGGGCCTTGGCCCGGCTCAGTACTTGA
- a CDS encoding fumarylacetoacetate hydrolase family protein, producing the protein MKILRFGSGRWGILEGELVLETDAPGGNPTGRRYDLASVRLLAPATPSKIVCVGRNYKEHIREMGHDFGEALPQEPGLFLKAPNALAHPGNPRDPWNTGDAVPYPHFTEELHYEGELAVVIGDRMRNVPPEKALDHVLGYTIAVDITARDAQRKDLQWVRAKSADKFLPLGPWVETDLDPQDTWVRTYVNEELRQEGHTSGMIFTVAEILAYISGFMTLEPLDVVLTGTPSGVGALHPGDRIEVAVEGIGTLHTRIGPKEGRPW; encoded by the coding sequence ATGAAGATCCTGCGCTTCGGCAGCGGAAGGTGGGGGATTCTGGAAGGGGAGCTGGTGTTGGAAACGGACGCCCCTGGGGGAAACCCCACGGGCAGACGCTACGACCTGGCCTCGGTGCGCCTCCTGGCGCCCGCTACCCCCAGCAAGATCGTCTGCGTAGGGCGGAACTACAAGGAGCACATCCGGGAGATGGGGCACGATTTTGGGGAGGCCCTGCCCCAGGAGCCCGGTCTCTTCCTCAAGGCCCCCAACGCCTTGGCCCATCCGGGAAACCCCAGGGATCCCTGGAACACAGGGGACGCGGTGCCTTACCCCCACTTCACCGAGGAGCTCCACTACGAGGGGGAGCTGGCCGTGGTCATTGGGGATCGGATGCGGAATGTGCCCCCAGAGAAGGCCTTGGACCACGTCCTGGGGTACACCATCGCCGTGGACATCACCGCCCGGGATGCCCAGAGGAAGGATCTGCAGTGGGTCAGGGCCAAGAGCGCCGACAAGTTTCTGCCCCTGGGGCCTTGGGTTGAGACGGACCTGGATCCCCAGGACACCTGGGTGCGCACCTACGTGAACGAGGAGCTCCGCCAAGAGGGGCACACCTCAGGGATGATCTTCACCGTGGCGGAGATCCTGGCCTACATCTCGGGTTTCATGACTCTGGAGCCTTTGGACGTGGTCCTCACGGGCACGCCCTCCGGGGTAGGGGCGCTGCACCCTGGGGACCGGATTGAGGTGGCCGTGGAGGGCATCGGCACCCTACACACCCGCATCGGGCCCAAGGAGGGGCGGCCGTGGTGA